A genome region from Hymenobacter tibetensis includes the following:
- a CDS encoding ABC transporter permease, whose amino-acid sequence MNRFSLFRLLLSYEWQHFRAARGLVVLTGLLLATGLYGIYYGTTEIERQRQHLAALPELTRHNIDELKGKFPGDADAGDIGYYHTTYAVHHPDAWAALSLGQRDLNPYYVKLRLLGLQGQLYAADNVNPVKSLSGNFDLAFVLVYLLPLLVIALSFNLLSSEREQGILPLLLAQPVSPTLLVGAKLAFRLALVLGLAWLLSAIGMLWAGVPLDGRVGLWLSMTTLYTLFWFGVALVVTALQRNSAVNAVTLVGAWLLLVVLVPSLLNLWVAAARPVPQGLELTIRQREEIHAGWDRPKTQTMNRFFALYPKWRDTATIRERFVWRWYYAFQHLGDQSVQPLAAAYTSGLQERYNLVEQLNLLSPAINTQTSLNALAGTDLPTHLHFQQSARAYHDALRAFYYPFLFKQVAFTHADYAREPTHTFTSQPELLTAYGGLRKLLLSVAVIVAAGLLLLRSRAIQPR is encoded by the coding sequence ATGAACCGATTTTCGCTTTTCCGCCTGTTGCTTTCCTATGAATGGCAACATTTCCGCGCCGCCCGCGGCCTGGTCGTACTTACGGGCTTGTTGCTGGCCACGGGCCTGTACGGCATCTACTACGGCACCACTGAAATAGAACGGCAGCGCCAGCACCTGGCCGCCCTGCCCGAACTAACGCGCCACAACATAGACGAGCTGAAAGGGAAGTTTCCGGGCGACGCCGACGCCGGCGACATCGGCTACTACCACACCACCTACGCCGTGCACCACCCCGATGCCTGGGCCGCCCTTTCCCTGGGCCAGCGCGACCTCAACCCGTATTATGTGAAGCTCCGCTTGCTGGGTTTACAAGGCCAGCTCTACGCCGCCGACAACGTAAATCCGGTGAAGTCGTTGAGCGGCAACTTCGACCTAGCTTTTGTGCTGGTATACTTGCTGCCGCTGCTAGTTATTGCCTTGAGCTTCAACTTACTGTCCAGTGAGCGGGAACAGGGCATTTTGCCGTTGCTGCTGGCCCAACCCGTGTCCCCGACGCTGCTCGTTGGTGCCAAGCTGGCGTTTCGGCTGGCCTTGGTGCTGGGGCTGGCGTGGCTGCTCTCGGCAATCGGCATGCTCTGGGCGGGCGTGCCGCTGGATGGCCGCGTGGGATTATGGCTTAGCATGACGACGCTCTACACCCTGTTTTGGTTTGGGGTGGCGCTGGTAGTGACGGCCTTGCAGCGCAACTCGGCGGTGAATGCGGTAACCCTGGTGGGTGCGTGGTTGCTGCTGGTGGTGCTGGTGCCGAGCTTGCTCAACCTGTGGGTGGCGGCCGCCCGGCCGGTGCCCCAAGGCTTGGAACTGACGATCCGGCAACGCGAGGAAATTCATGCCGGCTGGGACCGACCCAAGACCCAGACCATGAACCGTTTCTTCGCCCTCTACCCGAAGTGGCGCGATACGGCCACCATTCGGGAGCGGTTTGTGTGGCGCTGGTACTATGCCTTCCAACACCTGGGCGACCAATCGGTGCAGCCGCTGGCGGCCGCCTACACCTCCGGCCTGCAAGAGCGCTACAACCTGGTAGAGCAACTCAACCTGCTTTCGCCCGCCATCAACACCCAAACCAGCCTCAACGCCTTGGCGGGCACCGATTTGCCTACCCACCTGCATTTCCAGCAGAGCGCCCGCGCCTACCACGATGCGTTGCGCGCGTTCTACTATCCATTTCTGTTCAAGCAAGTGGCCTTCACCCACGCCGACTACGCCCGCGAACCCACGCACACCTTCACCAGCCAGCCCGAATTGCTTACCGCCTACGGGGGCCTACGCAAGCTGCTGCTAAGCGTGGCAGTGATAGTGGCGGCCGGCCTGCTGCTGCTGCGCAGCCGGGCTATTCAGCCTCGTTAA
- a CDS encoding Fur family transcriptional regulator, producing the protein MTILSVAALLQRYGVRLTGPRRAVLEVLLQATYALSGAEIEQHLTLLLDRITLYRTLKTFEEKGLIHRVIDHSDTIRYAVCPGSSIREHVHFKCTTCQHIYCLGQVPVPTITLPSEYRVERGDYLLSGICERCHPS; encoded by the coding sequence ATGACCATTCTTTCCGTCGCGGCATTATTGCAGCGTTATGGCGTGCGGCTCACGGGCCCCCGCCGGGCAGTGCTGGAAGTGTTGCTTCAAGCCACCTATGCGTTATCTGGGGCCGAAATTGAACAGCATCTCACTCTGCTTCTCGATCGGATTACGCTGTACCGAACGCTGAAAACCTTCGAGGAAAAAGGGTTGATTCACCGGGTTATCGACCACTCCGATACCATCCGCTACGCGGTGTGTCCCGGCTCCTCCATCAGGGAGCATGTGCATTTCAAATGCACCACCTGCCAGCACATCTATTGCTTGGGCCAAGTGCCGGTGCCAACCATCACCTTACCCAGCGAGTACCGCGTGGAACGCGGCGACTACCTGCTCTCGGGTATCTGCGAGCGGTGCCATCCAAGCTAA
- a CDS encoding MerC domain-containing protein, which yields MNYRLQRAADYGGIGNALLCLLHCAAGPALLAWWGTQQASATAEYWEQSFLVLSGVLVALATWQHSTRKLRLALWLLFSLFAVAGLLAEQWPLLEFVQYAASVGLMVTHLLNQRHCRCSAQRPCVPAC from the coding sequence ATGAACTACCGACTTCAACGGGCCGCTGATTACGGCGGGATAGGGAACGCACTACTGTGCCTGCTGCATTGCGCCGCCGGCCCTGCCCTGCTAGCTTGGTGGGGCACCCAGCAGGCCAGCGCCACGGCCGAATACTGGGAACAAAGTTTTTTAGTGCTCAGCGGCGTACTCGTCGCTTTGGCTACTTGGCAGCACTCCACCCGCAAGTTGCGCCTGGCGTTGTGGTTGCTGTTTTCCTTGTTCGCGGTGGCCGGCCTGCTGGCGGAGCAATGGCCCCTGCTAGAGTTCGTGCAATATGCCGCTTCCGTCGGTCTGATGGTCACCCATCTGCTTAATCAACGCCATTGCCGTTGCAGCGCACAGCGGCCCTGTGTACCTGCTTGTTAG
- a CDS encoding winged helix-turn-helix transcriptional regulator, producing MPIPTKPPHLHTQACTTAMRSVRDALDLLGGKWKLPIILALLGGPKRFKQLQRDVLGITAKMLSKELKELEMNGLLVRSVQADATPVAVTYTLQSYGDTLFPVIEALHDWGLQHRNRIMHPQVPAVEKTAVFEQVVAA from the coding sequence ATGCCGATACCCACCAAGCCTCCGCACTTGCACACCCAAGCGTGTACCACTGCCATGCGCTCCGTACGCGACGCCCTCGACCTGCTTGGCGGCAAATGGAAACTGCCCATCATTTTGGCGCTGCTAGGAGGGCCGAAGCGATTCAAGCAGCTACAGCGCGATGTACTAGGTATCACCGCCAAAATGCTCAGCAAAGAGCTTAAAGAGTTGGAAATGAATGGACTCCTAGTCCGCAGTGTGCAAGCCGATGCCACGCCGGTGGCCGTAACCTACACCCTGCAATCCTACGGGGATACGCTGTTTCCCGTCATTGAAGCGCTCCACGATTGGGGCCTTCAGCACCGAAACCGTATCATGCATCCACAAGTACCCGCCGTTGAAAAAACGGCAGTCTTCGAGCAGGTAGTCGCCGCCTAA
- a CDS encoding DoxX family protein: protein MALHKKTLLTGLLTAVPALMVVGSGLFKLTGVPEIREALTKAGVIDYMYMLGAMELVFAALFLYPKTMKLGVLLLTAYFAGAMATDLSHGVSPLPPAFILTLVWIAAFVRDRSVFLPTPSVAS, encoded by the coding sequence ATGGCACTCCACAAGAAAACCTTACTCACCGGCCTGCTTACCGCCGTTCCCGCCCTGATGGTTGTCGGTAGCGGCCTCTTCAAGCTCACGGGCGTCCCTGAGATTCGGGAGGCGCTAACCAAGGCCGGCGTCATCGACTACATGTATATGCTAGGCGCGATGGAGCTCGTGTTTGCGGCCCTGTTTCTTTATCCCAAAACCATGAAGCTCGGTGTGCTGCTGCTAACTGCTTATTTCGCCGGCGCCATGGCCACCGACCTTTCCCACGGCGTCAGTCCCCTACCTCCGGCCTTTATTCTGACGCTGGTTTGGATAGCTGCTTTCGTGCGCGACCGGTCGGTGTTCCTGCCCACCCCATCCGTAGCAAGCTAA
- a CDS encoding 3' terminal RNA ribose 2'-O-methyltransferase Hen1, with protein sequence MLLTISTTHQPATDLGYLLHKNPARLQSVDIAYGQAHIFYPEATAARCTVALLLDVDAVALVRNHRGPVGEGFALEQYVNDRPYAASSFLSTALVKAFNTAMNGTCKDRPELPETLLPLDVTVAALPAASAEQLHRLFTPLGYEVSTEAHPLDPTVPAWGESRYYTLRLRHAACRLRDLLTHLYVLVPVLDNDKHYWIGAAEAEKLLHRGADWLPQHPDREFITRRYLRYAEYVNPTLKRLLATEDAPTDDVVATALLLTETDTNEEATTDAPGTGESKAAPTEKQKLHDLRLARVAEEIRQVGAKRVLDLGCGEGKLVRRLLQLPQIEHILGMDVSYQELLRAQERLHVAEMPPRQRERLTLVQGSLLYHDPRLAGYDAAAVVEVIEHLDEGRLAAFEQVLFARARPGVVFLTTPNATYNQKFEKLSAGQFRHSDHRFEWTEAQFTAWATDVAARHGYRVRVEPLGPEDAQVGAPSQLAVFELQG encoded by the coding sequence GTGCTCCTCACTATCTCCACCACACACCAGCCCGCCACCGACCTAGGCTACCTGCTACACAAGAACCCGGCCCGGCTCCAATCCGTGGATATTGCCTACGGGCAGGCCCACATTTTTTATCCCGAAGCTACGGCCGCCCGCTGCACCGTGGCGTTGTTGCTGGATGTTGACGCAGTGGCGTTGGTGCGCAATCACCGGGGGCCGGTTGGGGAGGGGTTCGCGCTGGAACAGTACGTCAACGACCGGCCCTACGCCGCTTCTTCTTTTCTGAGCACAGCGCTGGTGAAAGCCTTTAACACGGCCATGAACGGCACGTGCAAAGACCGCCCGGAGCTGCCCGAAACGCTGCTGCCGCTGGACGTAACCGTAGCGGCGCTGCCCGCTGCCAGCGCCGAACAGCTGCACCGCCTTTTCACGCCCCTCGGCTACGAGGTGTCCACCGAAGCCCACCCACTCGACCCCACCGTGCCCGCGTGGGGCGAGAGCCGCTACTACACGCTGCGTCTGCGCCATGCCGCCTGCCGTTTGCGCGACCTGCTTACGCACCTCTACGTGCTTGTTCCCGTCCTCGACAACGACAAGCACTATTGGATAGGAGCGGCCGAGGCCGAAAAACTGCTGCACCGTGGCGCCGACTGGCTGCCCCAGCACCCCGACCGGGAGTTTATCACGCGCCGCTACCTGCGGTATGCCGAGTACGTGAACCCCACGCTGAAACGGCTGCTGGCCACCGAAGACGCTCCCACCGACGATGTGGTGGCTACGGCATTGCTCCTAACCGAAACCGATACCAACGAGGAAGCAACTACCGACGCTCCGGGTACCGGTGAAAGCAAGGCCGCGCCAACCGAGAAGCAGAAGCTGCACGACCTGCGTCTGGCGCGCGTCGCCGAAGAAATCAGGCAGGTAGGAGCGAAGCGGGTGCTGGACCTTGGCTGCGGCGAAGGCAAACTTGTGCGCCGGTTGCTCCAGCTGCCTCAAATCGAGCACATTCTGGGTATGGACGTGTCGTACCAGGAGCTGCTGCGGGCGCAGGAGCGGCTGCACGTGGCCGAGATGCCCCCGCGCCAGCGCGAGCGGCTCACGCTGGTGCAAGGCTCCTTGCTGTACCACGACCCCCGCTTGGCGGGCTACGATGCGGCAGCCGTGGTGGAAGTTATCGAGCACCTAGACGAAGGCCGGCTAGCGGCGTTCGAGCAAGTGCTTTTTGCTCGGGCGCGCCCCGGCGTTGTGTTCTTGACCACGCCTAACGCTACCTACAATCAGAAGTTCGAGAAGCTCTCCGCCGGCCAGTTCCGCCACTCCGACCACCGCTTCGAGTGGACTGAAGCGCAGTTCACGGCGTGGGCAACGGACGTGGCGGCCCGCCACGGCTACCGGGTGCGCGTAGAACCGCTCGGCCCGGAAGATGCACAGGTGGGGGCTCCCTCCCAATTGGCAGTGTTTGAACTACAGGGTTAA